The Nakaseomyces glabratus chromosome B, complete sequence genome includes the window ATTTCTAAGGATAACAGTAAATTTTCCACTGGGATATCCCGATGCCGGAAACTCGCCCACCTTCACTGTCGAAGAAAATCCTAAACTAAAGCCCacaatgaaatcaaaactATTAGATGGACTGTCTAATATAGCCAAAATATACACCGACAAAAGCATATACTGTTTGGAACCTTGTTTTCGTTATGTGTTAGGTGAAGATGTGAATCTTCAAGAGATAGAGCAAGATGAAGAACCGCTACTTAATTTCGAAATAGCAGACCATCTTGATTTTGATGGATTTGAGAATGAGAAGTCAACTGATATCGACTCAAACTACTTGGATGAGAGCTCCTCGGAGTCTGATATTGCGGATTATTCTGATGATCTAGACCCTTTGGCTGGTCCAAAGAAAGTCTTCCAACATAATGTTAAATTTGACAGTACACCTGTACCTAATCAATGTGGAGCAGTATGGACATCTTCTGGACAACTACTATGTTTTTTCGCTTCTGAAGGAACACCAGAAAAGAAGCAGCAAAACTTGATGAAATATATGCAGAGAGATATAATTAGGCATCATAAGGTTTCGGATTATTCCCTAAATAAGGCACCTCCCAAAGGATTGAGATTGCTGAAACAATCCACCCAAGATACAGAATCTGCCAAAGATGATAGTAGCTTGAAATTAGATGTAGATTCACAAAATAATTCAGATGATTCTTATGATAgttttgaagatgattGGGATGACATCTTAAGGAATGATATTGTTGTCAGAAATAAATTTCCTGTTTTACAAACCTCCTTTCCTAAAGCATTTAATTCATTGCATTCGGAATCGGCTAAAACAGCAGAATCCATAAAAGTGAATAAGAATCTTATATCACTTGTTGATTTCAATTACTTGATTCCAGATAAAAGAGAGCTTGCGCTAGAATATAGGGTGATGGATGCCCTACCTGAAGAACTAGCAAGACAAAACGCATTAATTGCTGAAAAATATGGTTTCGAAGACATCACTCATTGTTGGCAAATATTGTctgattttcttttatctcAAGAGACTGATGATCCTTACACATTTATTTGGGATAATGATCCCATGACAATTAAATGGTTTGTAAAGGAAGCAGTATCATATTTTGAGAAATGTAAAAATGTGCAAATGTTGGCAATGATATATTGTATTATTTGTAACAAAAGAATGCAACGaatgagaaaaagaagtcaAGAAGAGCGAATAGAGGATGCTGGAAATGCCTTAGGTGTAATATCATATGAAGCAGTTAGAAATGGAGATAAAATGAATGGCAATACATCAAGGTCGATTAGTAGCTCTGGTTTTACAAGGAATTCAAATGATAGAATGCCAATTAAAAAACTACATTCTCCTGATGTTTCTTCTATTAGTTCAGGTGACTATTTTATTCATAATCATAATTGGAACAGAAATAGGCTGCCGGACACAAATTCGCCATTATCTAATCGACAGCTCAATAATAATGGAGTAGATAGCAGCGCAATAACAACGTTTTTACCAGAAATTACAATTCAGcttattgatgatgatgtttTAGAGGCAGTTAATGATCCTCTCTATAATTTCTTCGATGAGGCTGAGGAGAGAAAATTGAAGCATTATGTTTTGCAGtattcttctcttttgtaCCAGTGGAATTTGCCTATTGAGAGAGTTAAGGTTTTGAAAGCCAGTACAAttaaaaaggaagaagatcGTTATCTAACAAATTATACTGAGGAAGTTGGTATAGAGTGGGTAAGAAATGATTGTGGTAGGGAAGGGCTAAATAGATGTACGTACTGTCATCTAAAAGCGCAATACAGCATATTTGTGTGTGGTAACTGTCAACATGTTTTGCATTTGAAATGTTCAAAAGAATGGTGGAACGTGTCTAAGGAATGTCCAACAGGTTGTGGGTGTAACTGTCCAAATATGTTCGATGTAGGTTaattttgatcaattgCTATATGTTGGTTTTAGCAATCACAAAAACAAACCTAGGGGATCTTATTCAATAGTTGGGATGTACGACTTTATTGAAGCTACGGTTCCAGTATTGCAAACTTGATTTTCGTCTCAATATTTgaatacaaaatatttaattaaGCATATATGACTACATATACATGTTGAATCACACAGGATTTGGAAGTATTATTACATTAAAAACTTATTAGAAGTTTTACCTATTGATTATCTTTTCAATGCCATTAGAGAGGCAATGAAAG containing:
- the MTC5 gene encoding Mtc5p (CAGL0B02013g~Ortholog(s) have role in positive regulation of TORC1 signaling and Seh1-associated complex, extrinsic component of fungal-type vacuolar membrane localization); amino-acid sequence: MVVLSGEDLHDSSTFGKSLSLRVDGGFNAVSINPSGRDVVLAGRKGLFIIDLDDPFSPPRLLQHVTPWQVADVQWSPHPAKPFWVVSTSNQKALIWNLARPSTDAIEHVLHSHSRAITDINFNFQHPDILATCSIDTYVHAWDLRSTSRPFYTTSAWRSGASQVKWNHMNSNILASSHGNELFIWDIRKGCIPLKKLDASSSINNIDFNRFNETEIMTSGNNGEVRIWDYSKSEGSECQRVINTDFPVWRSRYLPFGRGFCVMPMVGGNNTVYMMNLDTEESEDSHKSKLQPIYTFKGHTDRVTDFLWRSRYTEDNGMEYQLVTWSIDRDLRLWTVNDTVYEKLGYDRKLNRNTVINEYKYQSYNKVISPAHETGKGYYDRIKENFVSKSGLRKDNNFSHLTWLSGIRLNQNGPSEDLFVAHKLQSLGEEVSAIGHKFPKIVFERILVSEREITVTMSGPWSEDDPEEYIFLRITVNFPLGYPDAGNSPTFTVEENPKLKPTMKSKLLDGLSNIAKIYTDKSIYCLEPCFRYVLGEDVNLQEIEQDEEPLLNFEIADHLDFDGFENEKSTDIDSNYLDESSSESDIADYSDDLDPLAGPKKVFQHNVKFDSTPVPNQCGAVWTSSGQLLCFFASEGTPEKKQQNLMKYMQRDIIRHHKVSDYSLNKAPPKGLRLLKQSTQDTESAKDDSSLKLDVDSQNNSDDSYDSFEDDWDDILRNDIVVRNKFPVLQTSFPKAFNSLHSESAKTAESIKVNKNLISLVDFNYLIPDKRELALEYRVMDALPEELARQNALIAEKYGFEDITHCWQILSDFLLSQETDDPYTFIWDNDPMTIKWFVKEAVSYFEKCKNVQMLAMIYCIICNKRMQRMRKRSQEERIEDAGNALGVISYEAVRNGDKMNGNTSRSISSSGFTRNSNDRMPIKKLHSPDVSSISSGDYFIHNHNWNRNRLPDTNSPLSNRQLNNNGVDSSAITTFLPEITIQLIDDDVLEAVNDPLYNFFDEAEERKLKHYVLQYSSLLYQWNLPIERVKVLKASTIKKEEDRYLTNYTEEVGIEWVRNDCGREGLNRCTYCHLKAQYSIFVCGNCQHVLHLKCSKEWWNVSKECPTGCGCNCPNMFDVG